The following proteins come from a genomic window of Pocillopora verrucosa isolate sample1 chromosome 6, ASM3666991v2, whole genome shotgun sequence:
- the LOC131777565 gene encoding uncharacterized protein — translation MSASIDIDEIDDIGRMSELMKSRGISTEGLQTLDQMKQRAKKALRISEEVFLALTEARNEVERTQRLLLELCVSTEACLNMMSDKDYALLEMGVKNLKNQLVYHKQRLEREEHVVLIAGERDPKKSTLLSLILGEQLLPDSFLSTSSIICELRYGTTPRLIAHYKYADPETGLYSKTIQLSEMAVNSQQIFLQQTSSFFPEQDLQGPVFDKIEIFWPNNLLKERIVVVDSPGFEKSPMVDEKVKAYLSEAFAVICVIDSLAQQQMMEEPIRQCRRVCLDHLENSSIFPLFLCKNWDRVSQREADSIKNHVVGKVREYWPELDPNSQIIYISSPHATNDGTVVAESALPMDAVKSTTLQNNKATLQMQWRWLDFAISRMVYHMKLVMDLLCPSTDRKTVSDSHSERLHNAERQLCSVECEFQEKFRKLTDDAVQDLSKHLQSCEVMEQFTSWTLEDIPRTGESWKETEQFIQDAFKERLQNMIAAWVEKNQILSNNRSSLVQLSHQRFDESKSLLPYQYLENPVIADGATSRSNTCVSSNHFGAAKKAMIGLTSPIWVPFGLVGLTVSVPVVGVMTLKEKVTNMKRSRKYGKEKHRFIVRASQKYLCKVAQEQQLSLMVEEQLKDVHVNLTKVSSRLHELLAADKILCQQLSDETRSRDEIKKHYGRLGEMSVRVKEKMALFSIKELQSMEISCNDLKWDRDDPSSLVGNGESASVYRGTFRLPGQSEPTQVAVKLWSKELDESTAIGFLSKTETLRKLGFSFIVKFFGTALLKEGDRLRVIHVLELCEENLMNHIFQNPENKPAFSRITSAKNKVLCWAKDVAAAVEFIHNQGIVHRNFKLEKILLSQKNVVKVSGFRPSEEAKVITDETTGTNAYLAPEVILSKEYDTKADIYSFGVMLWEMWYGKRALLEIGGHVPDQEAKGARPSCVQDAIMPPTGWQDLMQRCWDGKPHNRPDAAECHKLLTVLSQEVYTPPL, via the exons GTCTTTTTAGCGTTGACAGAGGCCAGGAATGAAGTCGAGAGAACACAAAGGCTCTTGCTAGAATTATGCGTGAGCACAGAGGCCTGCCTAAATATGATGAGTGACAAGGACTACGCTCTTCTGGAGATGGGAGTCAAAAATCTCAAGAACCAATTGGTCTACCACAAACAGAGATTAGAGAGAGAAGAGCACGTCGTGCTTATTGCAG GTGAAAGAGATCCGAAAAAAAGCACGTTGCTGAGTCTGATTCTTGGGGAACAACTTCTCCCTGACTCTTTTCTTAGCACCTCTTCCATTATTTGCGAACTAAGATATGGAACAACCCCTAGGCTGATAGCACACTATAAATACGCAGATCCTGAAACAGGCCTTTACTCAAAGACAATCCAACTTAGCGAGATGGCCGTGAACTCTCAACAAATCTTTCTTCAACAAACCTCCTCGTTTTTCCCTGAGCAAGATCTGCAAGGTCCAGTTTTTGATAAGATCGAGATCTTTTGGCCAAACAACCTGCTTAAG GAAAGAATCGTCGTGGTTGACAGTCCAGGATTTGAAAAATCACCCATGGTGGACGAGAAAGTAAAGGCTTACCTTTCTGAGGCTTTCGCAGTTATATGCGTCATTGACAGTTTAGCACAGCAGCAAATG ATGGAAGAACCAATCAGACAATGCAGAAGAGTATGTCTTGACCATCTAGAAAACTcgtcaatttttcctcttttcttatGTAAGAATTGGGATCGAGTATCTCAAAGAGAGGCTGATTCCATCAAAAATCACGTCGTCGGAAAAGTCAGAGAATACTGGCCTGAATTAGACCCAAATTCTCAAATCATTTACATTTCATCGCCTCACGCCACAAACGATGGAACAGTTGTCGCGGAGTCTGCGTTGCCGATGGATGCTGTTAAATCCACCACCTTGCAAAACAATAAAGCAACGCTGCAAATGCAGTGGAG GTGGCTTGATTTTGCCATTTCACGTATGGTCTACCACATGAAATTGGTTATGGATCTTCTTTGCCCATCCACCGATCGTAAGACCGTCTCCGATTCACATTCTGAACGCCTTCATAACGCTGAGAGGCAGCTGTGCTCAGTTGAATGCGAGTTCCAGGAGAAATTCAGAAAACTGACAGACGATGCTGTCCAGGATCTATCTAAACACCTCCAAAGTTGTGAAGTTATGGAACAATTTACTTCGTGGACGCTTGAAGATATTCCACGCACTGGAGAAAGCTGGAAGGAAACCGAACAGTTTATCCAAGATGCATTTAAGGAGCGACTCCAGAACATGATTGCCGCGTGGgtagaaaaaaaccaaattttatcCAACAATCGCAGCTCTCTGGTCCAATTGTCCCACCAGCGATTTGATGAAAGCAAGAGTCTACTTCCATACCAATACCTAGAGAACCCAGTCATCGCGGATGGTGCCACTAGTAGATCAAATACTTGCGTGTCTTCAAATCACTTCGGCGCGGCCAAAAAAGCTATGATCGGGCTGACAAGTCCAATTTGGGTTCCATTTGGCCTAGTAGGTTTAACTGTTAGTGTTCCAGTTGTTGGTGTCATGACACTTAAAGAGAAAGTAACAAATATGAAACGTTCAAGAAAATacggaaaagaaaaacatagatTCATCGTGCGAGCCTCCCAGAAATACCTTTGCAAAGTGGCTCAAGAGCAACAGCTTTCGTTGATGGTGGAAGAGCAGCTCAAAGATGTTCATGTTAACCTTACAAAAGTTTCATCTCGTTTGCACGAGCTCTTAGCCGCCGACAAAATACTATGTCAGCAGCTCAGTGATGAGACCCGCTCtagagatgaaattaaaaaacactatGGCCGTTTAGGAGAGATGAGTGTTAGAGTAAAGGAAAAGATGGCCCTCTTTTCCATTAAAGAATTACAGAGCATGGAAATAAGTTGTAATGACTTGAAGTGGGATCGAGACGATCCATCTTCACTTGTTGGAAATGGAGAATCCGCTTCAGTTTATCGGGGAACATTCAGGTTACCAGGACAGAGCGAACCAACACAGGTGGCTGTGAAATTGTGGAGTAAAGAACTGGACGAATCTACAGCGATTGGCTTCCTTTCTAAGACAGAAACACTGAG GAAGCTTGgcttttcctttattgtcaaGTTCTTTGGGACAGCATTGCTGAAGGAAGGCGATCGATTGCGGGTGATCCATGTATTGGAATTGTGCGAGGAAAACTTGATGAATCATATTTTTCAGAATCCTGAAAATAAACCTGCATTTTCCAGAATAACCTCCGCCAAGAATAAGGTACTGTGCTGGGCAAAGGACGTAGCTGCTGCTGTAGAGTTCATACACAACCAGGGTATTGTTCACCGCAACTTCAAGCTGGAGAAAATCTTG CTCTCTCAAAAAAATGTCGTGAAGGTCTCTGGTTTTCGCCCTTCCGAAGAGGCTAAGGTCATCACAGACGAGACAACGGGAACCAATGCATACCTTGCCCCGGAAGTGATCCTTTCCAAAGAATACGATACTAAGGCTGACATATACAGCTTTGGTGTAATGCTTTGGGAGATGTGGTATGGCAAGAGAGCCCTCCTTGAAATAGGGGGACATGTGCCGGACCAAGAGGCTAAGGGTGCAAGACCTTCATGTGTACAAGACGCGATCATGCCTCCAACTGGCTGGCAAGATCTAATGCAGCGTTGCTGGGATGGAAAACCCCACAATCGACCAGATGCGGCAGAGTGTCACAAGCTACTGACGGTGCTCTCCCAAGAAGTTTACACACCACCTCTATGA